In Myxococcus stipitatus, the following are encoded in one genomic region:
- a CDS encoding ABC transporter permease: MHSAERQTVHRWSLIWAGALVALVGFILLGVSISASGAWAEVGSTLGLSLFGWGGVVQAVNGAVLLPAQAALKEPLVLVRPGFLLSGALVWLVGWGLLSLGIRRAPEPKEGPSPAAGAPLYPRLARYRDFYWSTLGAYGGGILLAEMVFIFLQTVLSSGVPSQELGIARDAGGGLALPPTVAFGLSLVGAAFVAFVSGFVGASRAQRLALPEATIGVFYLGLPVPIVLTLMERIPALQTSLSYRLREVTYVASLIGRPELAYWLTFTGLVLALVLGINTGFIAAGSGRVDLKLGFELFVARRHVAVFRPSLLLGTLAVLMFGIIPPLLVYFIIRSAEAAVERTRIRSLGLADPLAASEALHKMKLREQSPTMMMTALSVGGVGVGVMALIIVLSVMSGFEADLQKKILGTNAHVVLSRYAGDLPEYAKVMDTLRKVPGVKGQTPFIINQVMIASEGNVDPVIIKGIDPASVGDVTDLPRNIVGGGSLDILYTPEKILSRGAGDEETPEGGGAGEGSGDDIIRRTGKPKKAPVLPGIVIGRELAAQLRVVVGDRVNVVSPLGTELGPTGPLPKNRAFRVAAIFYSGMYEYDAKFVYILLKDAQDFFSVQGATGLELKVNDIDDARRIAGQVVKALGGYPYRARDWGEMNKSLFSALRLEKLVMGIILSIIIIVAAGLIVATVIMLVLEKRKEISVLKALGVPDGGIVKIFLAEGLQIGVAGGFLGLFSGLSWCLFIEKVGIKLDPEVYYIPALPVRIEPLQTALAVVIAVLVTYLASIYPALKASSVEPVEGLKAE, encoded by the coding sequence GTGCACTCGGCAGAACGGCAGACCGTCCACCGCTGGAGCCTCATCTGGGCTGGGGCCCTGGTTGCCCTGGTGGGATTCATCCTGCTGGGGGTCTCCATCTCCGCGTCCGGTGCCTGGGCGGAGGTGGGCTCCACCCTGGGCCTGTCCCTCTTCGGCTGGGGTGGGGTCGTCCAAGCGGTGAACGGGGCCGTGCTCCTGCCAGCGCAAGCGGCCCTGAAGGAGCCCCTCGTTCTGGTTCGGCCGGGGTTCCTGCTGTCGGGTGCACTCGTCTGGCTGGTGGGCTGGGGCCTGCTGTCCCTGGGCATCCGCCGCGCGCCGGAGCCCAAGGAAGGTCCAAGCCCCGCGGCCGGAGCCCCGCTGTATCCGCGCCTGGCTCGTTATCGGGACTTCTACTGGAGCACGCTGGGCGCCTACGGCGGCGGCATCCTCCTGGCGGAGATGGTCTTCATCTTCCTGCAGACGGTGCTGTCCAGCGGCGTGCCTTCGCAGGAGCTGGGCATCGCGCGGGACGCGGGCGGCGGGCTGGCCTTGCCTCCCACCGTCGCCTTCGGCCTCTCCCTGGTGGGCGCGGCTTTCGTCGCCTTCGTCTCTGGTTTCGTGGGGGCCTCGCGTGCCCAGCGGCTGGCGCTGCCGGAAGCCACCATCGGTGTCTTCTACCTGGGCCTGCCCGTCCCCATCGTCCTCACGTTGATGGAGCGCATCCCGGCGCTCCAAACCTCGCTCAGCTACCGGCTGCGCGAGGTGACGTACGTGGCCAGCCTGATTGGCCGGCCGGAGCTGGCGTACTGGCTGACCTTCACGGGGCTGGTGCTCGCGCTGGTGCTGGGCATCAACACGGGCTTCATCGCCGCCGGCAGCGGGCGCGTGGACCTGAAGCTGGGCTTCGAGCTGTTCGTCGCGCGCCGCCACGTGGCGGTGTTCCGGCCTTCGCTGCTGCTGGGGACGCTGGCGGTGTTGATGTTCGGCATCATCCCGCCGCTGCTCGTCTACTTCATCATCCGCTCCGCCGAGGCCGCGGTGGAGCGCACGCGCATCCGCTCGCTGGGCCTGGCCGACCCGCTGGCCGCGTCGGAAGCGCTGCACAAGATGAAGCTGCGCGAGCAGTCGCCCACCATGATGATGACCGCGCTGTCGGTGGGCGGCGTCGGCGTGGGCGTCATGGCGCTCATCATCGTGTTGTCGGTGATGAGCGGCTTCGAGGCCGACCTCCAGAAGAAGATCCTGGGCACCAATGCCCACGTGGTGCTGTCCCGGTACGCGGGGGACCTGCCCGAATACGCCAAGGTGATGGACACCCTGCGCAAGGTGCCCGGCGTGAAGGGACAGACGCCCTTCATCATCAACCAGGTGATGATTGCCTCCGAGGGCAACGTCGACCCCGTCATCATCAAGGGCATCGACCCGGCCAGCGTGGGCGACGTGACGGACCTGCCCAGGAACATCGTGGGCGGCGGCTCGCTCGACATCCTCTACACGCCGGAGAAGATCCTCTCGCGCGGCGCGGGGGATGAAGAGACGCCCGAGGGCGGTGGGGCAGGGGAGGGCTCCGGGGACGACATCATCCGCCGCACGGGCAAGCCGAAGAAGGCGCCCGTGTTGCCCGGCATCGTCATTGGCCGGGAGCTGGCCGCGCAACTGCGCGTGGTGGTGGGCGACCGCGTGAATGTGGTGTCGCCGCTGGGCACGGAGCTGGGCCCCACCGGACCGCTTCCCAAGAACCGGGCCTTCCGCGTGGCGGCCATCTTCTACTCGGGGATGTACGAGTACGACGCCAAGTTCGTCTACATCCTGCTCAAGGACGCGCAGGACTTCTTCAGCGTCCAGGGGGCCACGGGCCTCGAGCTGAAGGTGAACGACATCGACGATGCCCGCCGCATCGCGGGGCAGGTGGTGAAGGCCCTGGGTGGCTACCCCTACCGGGCCCGCGACTGGGGCGAGATGAACAAGAGCCTCTTCTCCGCGCTGCGCCTGGAGAAGCTGGTGATGGGAATCATCCTGTCCATCATCATCATCGTGGCCGCGGGCCTCATCGTCGCCACGGTCATCATGCTGGTGCTGGAGAAGCGCAAGGAGATCTCCGTCCTCAAGGCGCTGGGTGTCCCGGATGGAGGCATCGTGAAGATATTCCTCGCCGAGGGCCTCCAGATTGGAGTCGCCGGAGGCTTCCTGGGTTTGTTCTCCGGCCTGTCCTGGTGCCTCTTCATCGAGAAGGTGGGCATCAAGCTGGACCCGGAGGTCTATTACATTCCCGCGCTGCCGGTGCGCATCGAACCTTTGCAGACCGCGTTGGCCGTCGTCATCGCGGTGCTCGTCACCTACCTGGCTTCCATCTACCCGGCCCTCAAGGCGAGCAGCGTGGAACCGGTGGAAGGCCTCAAGGCGGAGTAG
- the lpxD gene encoding UDP-3-O-(3-hydroxymyristoyl)glucosamine N-acyltransferase, translating to MKTSPAPRRLGELAAHVGGELLGDSEQLIHGLNGLEEAGPGDVSFYGNTRYRRQFEATRASAVLVGGDVSPREGVALVRVPNPHLAYAKLLHLFHPNPRPAPGIRPGAWVHPEATVHPEATVMPGASVDAGAKVGARSVLYPGAYLGEHAEVGEDSVLHPNVTVRERCIVGSRCILHASSVVGADGFGFAFNPEGAAGPEHYKIPQVGIVRIEDDVEVGACTCIDRATVGETVVGRGTKLDNLVQIAHNVNVGALSLICAQAGVSGSAEIGMGVVLAGQVGVVGHIRVGDMAKVGAQSGVAHDVPDGQVVSGSPAVPHKEWLRASAAVGQVADLLKEMRALRRRVELLEKEMGE from the coding sequence GTGAAGACCTCCCCCGCACCTCGCCGGCTCGGGGAGCTCGCCGCCCATGTTGGGGGAGAGCTTCTCGGTGACTCTGAGCAGCTCATCCACGGACTCAACGGGCTTGAAGAAGCGGGCCCGGGAGACGTGTCCTTCTACGGAAACACGCGCTACCGCCGCCAGTTCGAGGCCACGCGCGCCTCCGCCGTCCTGGTGGGCGGCGACGTGTCTCCCCGCGAAGGTGTCGCGCTGGTGCGGGTGCCCAATCCGCACCTGGCCTACGCCAAGCTGCTGCACCTGTTCCACCCCAACCCCCGTCCCGCGCCGGGCATCCGCCCTGGGGCATGGGTCCACCCCGAGGCCACGGTCCATCCGGAGGCCACGGTGATGCCGGGCGCCAGCGTGGACGCGGGCGCGAAGGTCGGGGCCCGCTCGGTGCTGTACCCGGGCGCCTATCTGGGCGAGCACGCCGAGGTGGGCGAGGACAGCGTCCTCCATCCCAACGTGACGGTGCGCGAGCGCTGCATCGTGGGCTCGCGCTGCATCCTGCATGCGTCGAGTGTGGTGGGCGCGGATGGCTTTGGCTTCGCGTTCAACCCGGAAGGCGCCGCGGGGCCGGAGCACTACAAGATTCCCCAGGTGGGCATCGTCCGCATCGAGGACGACGTCGAGGTGGGGGCCTGCACCTGCATCGACCGCGCGACGGTGGGTGAGACGGTGGTCGGGCGCGGAACCAAGCTCGACAACCTGGTGCAGATTGCCCACAACGTGAACGTGGGCGCGCTGAGCCTCATCTGTGCCCAAGCGGGTGTGTCAGGCTCCGCCGAGATTGGCATGGGCGTGGTACTGGCGGGCCAGGTGGGTGTGGTGGGCCACATCCGCGTGGGTGACATGGCGAAGGTGGGCGCGCAGTCCGGCGTGGCCCATGATGTGCCGGATGGCCAGGTGGTCAGCGGCTCTCCCGCTGTCCCCCACAAGGAATGGCTCCGCGCCAGCGCCGCCGTGGGTCAGGTGGCGGACCTGCTCAAGGAAATGCGAGCCCTGCGCCGCAGGGTGGAGTTGCTCGAGAAGGAGATGGGGGAGTGA
- the bamA gene encoding outer membrane protein assembly factor BamA: MVEIRVEGNKRVEAEAIRRALRTKVGQPWDPSRSAEDLRAVWALGYFQNVELLRQKLPRGIAYVVRVEERPIVRSVALKGNEELNKDDFKDDIEVKANTILDLETVRNTVKKIQAKYVEKGFFLAEVSHEIKPAESGGSVDIVIVINEHAKVMVKQITLIGAEKVPASVLKETMITREGGFFSFFTGEGTYREDAFQRDLAVIQIAYYDRGFINVKIDKPTVQLSADKRFIYITLRIAEGEPYDIGKIDFSGDMLSDVSKERMLELMKSRPTDRFNRSQLSQDILGLSDVYYDRGYAYANINPVTSVNADNRTVDLTFDVQKGPQVTIERIDISGNTKTRDKVIRRELRVYEGELYSGTGVRRSKERVTALGFFETVEITQRPGSADDTIVLQVEVKEKATGTFQVGLGFSNVENFIFTAQISQNNFLGWGQSVSASAQISSLRSLVQLSFYDPYFLDTNYMLSAEFFRVQADYEGFIRNSTGGTVSIGYQFIDDLLGSIGYTREWVNVEAGSNLGAVLLANQFLSGTTSAARLSLSFDRRDNRLFPSRGFYHVGTVEFAPDFLGGTFLFNRYTLTSRLYFPMPLGFVFKTNGTLGYIQQLDSNKPLPISELYYVGGINSVRGYFLRSISPTVKVPRSGSPDATVTDFLVGGNKQLVFNFELEFPIFEKAGLRGVLFYDAGNAYASNERFFEDKQNKLPLGLFHSAGFGFRWFSPIGPLRFEWGIPLTRRPEDERILFEFTIGNFF; this comes from the coding sequence GTGGTGGAGATTCGGGTCGAGGGCAACAAGCGCGTGGAGGCCGAGGCCATCCGCCGCGCCCTGCGCACCAAGGTCGGTCAGCCTTGGGACCCCTCCCGCAGCGCCGAGGACCTCCGGGCGGTGTGGGCCCTGGGGTACTTCCAGAACGTGGAGCTGCTGAGGCAGAAGCTGCCGCGCGGCATCGCCTACGTCGTCCGGGTGGAGGAGCGGCCCATCGTCCGCTCCGTGGCGCTCAAGGGCAACGAGGAACTCAACAAGGACGACTTCAAGGACGACATCGAGGTCAAGGCCAACACGATTCTCGACCTGGAGACCGTGCGCAACACGGTGAAGAAGATCCAGGCCAAGTACGTGGAGAAGGGCTTCTTCCTGGCCGAGGTCTCCCACGAAATCAAACCCGCCGAGAGCGGTGGGAGCGTGGACATCGTCATCGTCATCAACGAGCACGCCAAGGTGATGGTGAAGCAGATCACCCTCATTGGCGCGGAGAAGGTGCCCGCGTCGGTGCTCAAGGAGACGATGATCACCCGCGAGGGAGGCTTCTTCTCCTTCTTCACGGGCGAGGGCACGTACCGCGAGGACGCCTTCCAGCGCGACCTGGCCGTCATCCAGATCGCCTACTACGACCGCGGTTTCATCAACGTCAAGATCGACAAGCCCACCGTCCAGCTCTCCGCGGACAAGCGCTTCATCTACATCACCCTGCGCATCGCCGAGGGTGAGCCATACGACATCGGGAAGATCGACTTCTCGGGAGACATGCTCTCCGACGTGTCGAAGGAGCGGATGCTGGAGCTGATGAAGTCGCGTCCGACGGACCGCTTCAACCGCTCGCAGCTGTCGCAGGACATCCTGGGCCTGTCGGACGTGTATTACGACCGCGGCTACGCGTACGCGAACATCAACCCCGTCACCAGCGTCAACGCGGACAACCGCACGGTGGACCTGACCTTCGACGTGCAGAAGGGCCCCCAGGTCACCATCGAGCGCATCGACATCAGCGGCAACACGAAGACGCGCGACAAGGTCATCCGCCGCGAGCTGCGCGTGTACGAGGGCGAGCTCTACAGCGGCACGGGTGTGCGCCGCAGCAAGGAGCGCGTCACCGCCCTGGGCTTCTTCGAGACGGTGGAAATCACCCAGCGCCCGGGCAGCGCCGACGACACCATCGTCCTGCAGGTGGAGGTGAAGGAGAAGGCCACCGGTACCTTCCAGGTCGGCTTGGGCTTCTCCAACGTGGAGAACTTCATCTTCACGGCGCAGATCTCCCAGAACAACTTCCTGGGCTGGGGCCAGAGCGTCTCCGCGTCCGCGCAGATCTCCAGCCTGCGCTCCCTGGTGCAGCTGTCGTTCTACGACCCGTACTTCCTGGACACCAACTACATGCTGTCCGCGGAGTTCTTCCGCGTCCAGGCGGACTACGAAGGCTTCATCCGCAACTCCACCGGTGGCACCGTCTCCATCGGCTACCAGTTCATCGACGACCTGCTGGGCTCCATCGGCTACACCCGCGAGTGGGTGAACGTGGAGGCGGGCTCGAACCTGGGCGCGGTGCTGCTGGCCAACCAGTTCCTGTCCGGCACCACCAGCGCGGCCCGGCTGTCGCTCTCGTTCGACCGCCGCGACAACCGCCTGTTCCCGTCGCGCGGCTTCTACCACGTGGGCACGGTGGAGTTCGCCCCGGACTTCCTGGGCGGCACGTTCCTCTTCAACCGGTACACGCTGACCTCGCGCCTGTACTTCCCGATGCCACTGGGCTTCGTCTTCAAGACGAACGGCACGCTGGGCTACATCCAGCAGCTCGACTCGAACAAGCCGCTGCCCATCTCGGAGCTGTACTACGTGGGTGGCATCAACAGCGTCCGCGGCTACTTCCTGCGCAGCATCAGCCCGACCGTGAAGGTGCCTCGCTCCGGCAGCCCGGACGCCACCGTCACGGACTTCCTGGTGGGCGGCAACAAGCAGCTCGTCTTCAACTTCGAGCTCGAGTTCCCCATCTTCGAAAAGGCAGGCCTGCGCGGCGTGCTCTTCTACGACGCCGGTAACGCCTACGCGTCGAACGAGCGCTTCTTCGAGGACAAGCAGAACAAGCTGCCGCTCGGCCTCTTCCACTCGGCGGGCTTCGGCTTCCGCTGGTTCAGCCCGATCGGCCCCCTGCGCTTCGAATGGGGTATCCCGCTCACCAGGCGGCCAGAGGACGAACGTATTCTGTTCGAGTTCACTATCGGCAACTTCTTCTGA
- a CDS encoding zf-HC2 domain-containing protein, with amino-acid sequence MSGFHRRLPGVDPRMNHREARDLFLALADDELPAPQAQAVRSHLDGCDECRQGWEGYSRTVRRLQNVEREKAPPALASVVMTRVRRQRRFGLRGLHMAHMQHRFPVEILIPILLAVAVAAFLVLASP; translated from the coding sequence ATGAGTGGTTTCCATCGCAGACTCCCAGGCGTGGACCCGCGGATGAACCACCGCGAGGCGAGGGACCTGTTCCTCGCGCTCGCCGACGACGAGCTGCCTGCCCCTCAGGCGCAGGCGGTGCGCTCACACCTGGACGGCTGCGATGAGTGCCGCCAGGGGTGGGAGGGATATTCGCGCACGGTGCGGCGTCTTCAGAACGTGGAGCGAGAGAAGGCGCCGCCCGCGTTGGCCTCGGTGGTGATGACTCGCGTGCGCCGTCAGCGCCGCTTCGGTCTGCGCGGCCTGCACATGGCCCATATGCAGCACCGCTTCCCCGTGGAGATTCTCATCCCCATTCTGCTGGCGGTGGCGGTGGCCGCCTTCCTGGTCCTGGCGTCTCCCTGA
- a CDS encoding ABC transporter ATP-binding protein, which yields MTLLSIRNVFKSYFLHGKRIDILRSVSLDIAKGELVSLVGASGAGKSTFLHVLGTLDAPAAGEVFFEGRSVFAMNDAEIAEFRNRTIGFVFQSHYLLPEFTALENVAMPALIQRRERTGAYAYARELLERVGLGQRVDHRPGELSGGEAQRVALARALVLKPAVLLADEPTGNLDPATGEGIHQLLRDVNRELGITAVVVTHNETLARSMPRRLRLAGGQVSEA from the coding sequence ATGACGCTGTTGTCCATCCGCAACGTCTTCAAGAGCTACTTCCTGCACGGCAAGCGCATCGACATCCTGCGCTCCGTGTCGCTCGATATCGCCAAGGGAGAGCTCGTCTCGCTGGTGGGGGCCTCCGGCGCGGGCAAGAGCACCTTCCTGCACGTGCTGGGCACCCTGGACGCCCCCGCGGCGGGCGAGGTCTTCTTCGAAGGGCGCTCCGTCTTCGCGATGAACGACGCGGAAATCGCCGAGTTCCGAAATCGCACCATCGGCTTCGTCTTCCAGAGCCACTACCTGCTGCCGGAGTTCACCGCCCTGGAGAACGTGGCCATGCCGGCCCTCATCCAGCGCCGGGAGCGCACCGGCGCCTACGCCTACGCCCGGGAGCTCCTGGAGCGGGTGGGTTTGGGTCAGCGGGTAGACCACAGGCCAGGGGAACTGTCCGGTGGCGAGGCCCAGCGGGTGGCCCTGGCCCGCGCCCTGGTGCTCAAGCCCGCTGTCCTCCTCGCCGACGAGCCGACGGGCAACCTGGACCCGGCCACCGGCGAGGGCATCCACCAGCTCCTCCGGGACGTCAACCGGGAGCTGGGCATCACCGCCGTGGTGGTCACCCACAATGAGACCCTGGCCCGTTCCATGCCCCGCCGCCTGCGGCTGGCCGGCGGGCAGGTGTCGGAGGCTTGA
- the lysS gene encoding lysine--tRNA ligase — protein MADDQNNDLGSKEQEIYDQRLEKAAKWREAGYNPYGNGHSPQHLAADILAKHADDTAEALEQTPVTYDVAGRLVAMRSFGKAAFIKLRDRSGEIQIHMKKDALAEAYEVFKLCDLGDFLSATGTLFRSKTGELTLAATKFVPLTKSLRPLPEKWHGLTDVEIRYRQRYLDLVSNPDVKQTFLRRNKLIRFIRNFLDARDFVEVETPMMHPLVSGAAARPFSTHHNALDIDLYMRIAPELYLKRLVVGGLERVYEVNRNFRNEGISTRHNPEFTMLEFYQAYATYEDLMDLSEEMISEAAKAVTGDTKVKYGEHVLDFGKGWKRISMTEAIREAVGGALSDKDMADADKLRHELLKTTRAESERKAIDTMNQGELVGALFEAHVEHTLIHPTFITHFPTAVSPLARRNDQNPDFADRFELYVAGREIANAFSELNDPLDQKGRFLAQLDAKQRGQQETMDYDEDYIRALEHGMPPTAGQGIGIDRLAMLFTDSQSIRDVILFPLLKPLAK, from the coding sequence ATGGCTGACGACCAGAACAACGACCTGGGCTCGAAGGAGCAGGAAATCTACGACCAGCGGCTGGAGAAGGCCGCGAAGTGGCGGGAGGCGGGCTACAACCCCTACGGCAACGGCCACAGCCCCCAGCACCTCGCCGCCGACATCCTCGCGAAACACGCTGACGACACCGCCGAGGCGCTCGAGCAGACGCCCGTGACGTATGACGTCGCCGGCCGGCTCGTCGCGATGCGCTCGTTCGGCAAGGCCGCCTTCATCAAACTGCGGGACCGTTCTGGCGAAATCCAGATCCACATGAAGAAGGACGCGCTGGCGGAGGCCTATGAGGTCTTCAAGCTGTGCGACCTGGGCGACTTCCTGTCCGCGACGGGCACGTTGTTCCGCTCGAAGACGGGGGAGCTGACGCTCGCGGCCACGAAGTTCGTTCCCCTCACCAAGTCCCTGCGCCCCCTGCCCGAGAAGTGGCACGGCCTGACGGACGTGGAGATCCGCTACCGCCAGCGCTACCTGGACCTCGTGTCCAACCCGGACGTGAAGCAGACCTTCCTCCGGCGCAACAAGCTCATCCGCTTCATCCGCAACTTCCTCGACGCGCGCGACTTCGTCGAAGTGGAGACGCCGATGATGCACCCGCTCGTTTCGGGTGCGGCGGCGCGGCCGTTCTCCACGCACCACAACGCGCTCGACATCGACCTGTACATGCGCATCGCTCCAGAGCTGTACCTGAAGCGACTGGTCGTGGGCGGGCTGGAGCGCGTCTACGAGGTGAACCGGAACTTCCGCAACGAGGGCATCAGCACCCGGCACAACCCCGAGTTCACGATGCTCGAGTTCTATCAGGCGTACGCCACGTACGAGGACCTGATGGACCTGAGCGAGGAGATGATCTCCGAGGCGGCCAAGGCCGTCACCGGCGACACGAAGGTGAAGTACGGCGAGCACGTGCTGGACTTCGGCAAGGGCTGGAAGCGCATCTCCATGACGGAGGCCATCCGCGAGGCGGTGGGCGGCGCGCTCTCCGACAAGGACATGGCGGACGCGGACAAGCTCCGCCACGAGCTGCTCAAGACGACGCGCGCCGAGTCCGAGCGCAAGGCCATCGACACGATGAACCAGGGAGAGCTCGTGGGCGCGCTCTTCGAGGCCCATGTCGAGCACACCCTGATTCATCCCACCTTCATCACCCATTTCCCCACCGCGGTCTCCCCGCTGGCCCGGCGGAATGACCAGAACCCCGACTTCGCCGACCGCTTCGAGCTGTATGTGGCGGGGCGCGAAATCGCCAACGCGTTCTCCGAGCTGAACGACCCCCTGGACCAGAAGGGGCGCTTCCTGGCCCAGCTCGACGCGAAGCAGCGCGGCCAGCAGGAGACGATGGACTACGACGAGGACTACATCCGAGCACTCGAGCACGGCATGCCGCCCACGGCGGGGCAGGGTATCGGGATTGATCGGCTCGCGATGTTGTTCACGGATTCTCAGAGCATCCGCGACGTCATCCTCTTCCCACTCCTCAAGCCACTGGCGAAGTAG
- a CDS encoding OmpH family outer membrane protein: MSLRTTVAAMAAVLSLALPVAASAAEMKVAYVDLQRVLLEVDDGKAAKTRLQKWLEDKQKEIDKEQTALRTEKEALDKQASAMAADVRSQKEAELQRKVMTLAQKWEKSRAEAANKERQEMEPIINKIDQVVASIAQRDDLGLVLEKRDSGIVFAKAQYDISNEVIRAYNSSKKTAAKDAPTK, translated from the coding sequence ATGTCGCTTCGCACCACTGTCGCGGCCATGGCCGCCGTCCTGTCCCTTGCCCTGCCGGTGGCCGCTTCGGCCGCGGAGATGAAGGTCGCCTACGTGGACCTCCAGCGGGTCCTCCTCGAGGTGGATGACGGCAAGGCCGCCAAGACCCGCCTCCAGAAGTGGCTGGAGGACAAGCAGAAGGAGATCGACAAGGAGCAGACCGCCCTCCGCACGGAGAAGGAAGCGCTCGACAAGCAGGCGAGCGCGATGGCCGCGGACGTGCGGAGCCAGAAGGAGGCGGAGCTGCAGCGCAAGGTGATGACGCTCGCCCAGAAGTGGGAGAAGAGCCGCGCCGAGGCCGCCAACAAGGAGCGCCAGGAGATGGAGCCCATCATCAACAAGATTGACCAGGTGGTGGCGTCCATCGCGCAGCGTGACGACCTGGGCCTGGTGCTGGAGAAGCGTGACTCGGGCATCGTCTTCGCGAAGGCCCAGTACGACATCTCCAACGAAGTCATCCGCGCGTACAACAGCTCCAAGAAGACGGCGGCGAAGGACGCCCCGACGAAGTAG
- a CDS encoding RNA polymerase sigma factor: MQPGGVLEIGQDGPAAEAAESRRDDAALLARLRQGDSDAFEQLVRQHQDRLYDFCVRMVGDREEAHDLVQEIFVSVHQNVRRFREDSRLSTWLFRITKNHCINRLKYLKRRGRGRSEEFDEASAPWVDGPGAPPTPDAALESARERARVQWAISQLEPDSRMLVALRDIEGLSYDEIVDITELPEGTVKSRLHRAREKLANLLGRLEP, encoded by the coding sequence GTGCAACCGGGCGGGGTGCTCGAAATCGGACAGGACGGGCCCGCCGCCGAGGCGGCCGAGTCACGGCGTGACGACGCGGCGCTGCTGGCCCGTCTGCGCCAGGGCGACTCCGACGCGTTCGAGCAACTGGTGCGCCAGCACCAGGACCGGCTCTACGACTTCTGCGTCCGCATGGTGGGAGACCGTGAGGAAGCGCACGATCTGGTGCAGGAGATCTTCGTCAGCGTGCACCAGAACGTCCGCCGCTTCCGCGAGGACTCGCGGCTGTCCACCTGGCTGTTCCGCATCACCAAGAACCACTGCATCAACCGCTTGAAGTACCTCAAGCGCCGAGGCAGGGGCCGCTCGGAGGAGTTCGACGAAGCGAGCGCTCCCTGGGTGGACGGCCCTGGGGCGCCTCCCACACCAGATGCCGCGCTGGAGTCCGCGCGCGAGCGAGCCCGAGTCCAATGGGCCATCTCCCAGCTCGAGCCCGATTCCCGCATGTTGGTGGCGCTGCGCGATATCGAAGGGTTGAGCTACGACGAAATCGTGGACATCACGGAGTTGCCCGAGGGCACGGTGAAGAGCCGTCTCCACCGGGCGCGCGAAAAGCTGGCGAACCTCCTGGGGCGGCTTGAGCCATGA
- the prfB gene encoding peptide chain release factor 2 (programmed frameshift), translating to MANDSMEKISGLRERVLALRGHLDLDRKRSRIALIERDSTLPNFWDDNTKAQAMLKEKSTLELSVGAYDKVMRGLDDAQTLLELAAEAGDADTALEAESSLAGLDGEVAKLELARMLSGEQDRSSCFMDINAGAGGTDSMDWAAMLLRMYSRYCEAKGWKVEINDEVPGEEAGFKNVSLRIEGDFAYGYLKAEVGVHRLVRISPFDANARRQTAFASVDVYPEVDDTIQIDIPEKDIDLKFIRGGGAGGQKVNKTSSTAQLRHLPTGIIITCQTERSQSANKDMAFKILRGRLYELEMKKREAARDAAEAAKKDISFGSQIRSYVLAPYRMAKDLRTGVETGNVDSVLDGDLEEFITAQLLGVKNPNRNAALD from the exons ATGGCGAACGATTCGATGGAGAAGATCAGCGGCCTCAGAGAGCGCGTGTTGGCGCTCCGGGGGCATCTT GACCTGGACCGCAAGCGGTCCCGCATTGCGTTGATTGAGCGTGACAGCACGCTGCCCAACTTCTGGGACGACAACACCAAGGCCCAGGCGATGTTGAAGGAGAAGTCCACGCTGGAGCTGAGCGTGGGCGCCTACGACAAGGTGATGCGCGGGCTGGACGACGCGCAGACGCTGCTGGAGCTGGCGGCGGAGGCCGGGGACGCGGACACGGCCCTCGAGGCGGAGTCCTCGCTGGCGGGACTGGACGGCGAGGTCGCGAAGCTGGAGCTGGCGCGCATGCTGTCCGGCGAGCAGGACCGCAGCAGCTGCTTCATGGACATCAACGCCGGCGCCGGTGGCACCGACTCGATGGACTGGGCGGCCATGCTGTTGCGCATGTACTCGCGTTACTGCGAGGCCAAGGGCTGGAAGGTCGAAATCAACGACGAGGTGCCGGGCGAAGAGGCGGGCTTCAAGAACGTCTCCCTGCGCATCGAGGGTGACTTCGCCTACGGCTACCTCAAGGCCGAGGTGGGCGTGCACCGGCTGGTGCGCATCTCCCCGTTCGACGCCAACGCGCGGCGCCAGACGGCCTTCGCTTCGGTGGATGTCTATCCGGAGGTCGACGACACGATTCAAATCGACATCCCGGAGAAGGACATCGACTTGAAGTTCATCCGCGGCGGCGGCGCCGGTGGACAGAAGGTGAACAAGACGTCCTCCACCGCGCAGCTACGCCACCTGCCCACGGGCATCATCATCACCTGCCAGACGGAGCGCTCGCAGTCGGCCAACAAGGACATGGCCTTCAAGATCCTGCGCGGCCGCCTGTACGAACTGGAGATGAAGAAGCGCGAGGCCGCGCGCGACGCCGCCGAGGCCGCCAAGAAGGACATCTCCTTCGGCTCGCAGATCCGCTCCTACGTCCTGGCTCCCTACCGCATGGCGAAGGACCTGCGCACCGGCGTGGAGACGGGCAACGTGGACTCGGTGCTGGACGGAGACCTGGAGGAGTTCATCACCGCGCAGCTGTTGGGCGTGAAGAACCCCAACCGCAACGCGGCGTTGGACTAG